In one window of Undibacter mobilis DNA:
- a CDS encoding c-type cytochrome: MLAVAGLVLIAGGPVSAAPDAEQLKRGEDLLITYCGSCHAIGRTGDSRRPDAPPFRTLGKRYPIDSLEESLGEGIMSGHPDMPELSFDGDDVGAIVDYLKSIQVR, translated from the coding sequence GTGCTTGCCGTTGCGGGGCTTGTCCTGATCGCAGGCGGCCCGGTATCGGCGGCGCCGGACGCCGAGCAGCTCAAGCGCGGCGAGGACCTGCTTATTACCTATTGCGGCAGCTGCCACGCCATCGGCCGCACCGGCGACAGCCGGCGGCCCGACGCGCCGCCGTTTCGGACATTGGGCAAGCGCTATCCCATCGATTCCCTGGAGGAGTCGCTCGGCGAGGGCATCATGTCCGGCCATCCGGACATGCCTGAACTGAGTTTCGACGGCGATGACGTCGGCGCCATTGTCGACTATCTCAAATCCATCCAGGTGCGCTGA
- a CDS encoding TIGR03809 family protein: protein MRTLPGSTDLERIARRWHDLAEQRLAYYTELYRSGRWKHYYTQESFAVRMLDVIEDAKKWRQLAGRPMAQEPAQGEPAREMSVVRSAA from the coding sequence ATGCGGACTTTGCCCGGCAGTACTGATCTGGAGAGGATCGCGCGGCGCTGGCACGATCTCGCCGAACAGCGCCTCGCTTACTATACTGAACTGTACCGCAGCGGCCGCTGGAAGCATTACTACACGCAGGAAAGCTTTGCCGTCCGCATGCTCGACGTGATCGAGGACGCAAAGAAATGGCGTCAGTTGGCTGGCCGGCCCATGGCTCAAGAACCCGCGCAGGGCGAACCCGCGCGCGAGATGTCGGTCGTCCGCTCGGCGGCCTGA
- a CDS encoding ABC transporter substrate-binding protein encodes MQVVKRTFALAALTAALACGTAQAQQLNVKIGVLTDMSSLYADLAGPGSVEAVKLAVEDFNKTNPNVKVEIISADHQNKADIGTSVANQWLDRDGVDVIIDTPNSGVALAVNEVVRAKNKVFINSGAASSDLTGAKCSPNTVHWTYDTWMLANGTGKAIVKTGGDTWFFLTADYAFGHALERDTAAVVTANGGKVVGQVRHPLNSSDFSSFLLQAQSSKAKIIGLANAGGDTVNTIKQAAEFGIVAGGQSLAGLLVFASDVNALGLQAAQGLVLTNTFYWDANDQTRAWTQRWQKARPGKIPTMVQAGVYAGTLHYLKAVAALKSKDDGKAVVAEMKKLPTDDVLFGKGSIRADGRKIHPAYLYEVKKPSESKGPGDIYKLRATIPADEAFRPLKDGGCSLASG; translated from the coding sequence ATGCAAGTAGTGAAGCGGACTTTTGCCCTGGCGGCTCTCACCGCCGCTCTCGCCTGCGGTACCGCGCAGGCTCAGCAACTCAACGTCAAGATCGGCGTGCTCACCGACATGTCGTCGCTCTACGCCGATCTCGCCGGTCCCGGCTCGGTCGAAGCGGTCAAGCTGGCGGTCGAAGACTTCAACAAGACCAATCCGAATGTGAAGGTCGAGATCATCAGCGCCGACCATCAGAACAAGGCCGACATCGGCACCAGCGTCGCCAATCAGTGGCTCGACCGCGACGGCGTCGATGTCATCATCGACACGCCGAATTCGGGCGTCGCTCTGGCCGTTAACGAAGTCGTTCGCGCCAAGAACAAGGTGTTCATCAACTCCGGCGCCGCGTCGTCGGATCTCACCGGCGCCAAGTGCTCGCCGAACACGGTGCATTGGACCTACGATACCTGGATGCTCGCCAATGGCACCGGCAAGGCCATCGTCAAGACCGGCGGCGATACCTGGTTCTTCCTGACCGCAGACTACGCCTTCGGCCATGCGCTCGAGCGCGATACCGCGGCGGTCGTCACCGCGAATGGCGGTAAGGTGGTCGGCCAGGTGCGCCATCCGCTCAACTCGAGTGATTTCTCGTCGTTCCTGCTGCAGGCTCAGTCGTCGAAAGCCAAGATCATCGGCCTTGCCAATGCCGGCGGTGACACGGTCAACACGATCAAGCAGGCGGCCGAATTCGGCATTGTTGCGGGCGGCCAGTCGCTGGCCGGTCTTCTCGTCTTCGCCAGTGACGTCAACGCCCTTGGTCTGCAGGCGGCGCAGGGTCTGGTCCTGACCAACACCTTCTACTGGGATGCCAACGATCAGACGCGCGCGTGGACACAACGCTGGCAGAAGGCGCGTCCGGGCAAGATTCCGACCATGGTGCAGGCCGGCGTCTATGCCGGAACGCTGCACTATCTGAAGGCGGTCGCGGCGCTCAAGAGCAAGGATGACGGCAAGGCGGTGGTCGCCGAGATGAAGAAGCTGCCGACCGACGACGTTCTGTTCGGCAAGGGCAGCATTCGTGCCGACGGCCGCAAGATTCACCCGGCTTATCTCTACGAAGTGAAAAAGCCGTCGGAATCGAAGGGCCCTGGCGACATCTACAAGCTGCGCGCCACCATCCCGGCGGATGAAGCATTCCGTCCGCTCAAGGACGGCGGCTGTTCGCTGGCGAGCGGCTGA
- a CDS encoding DUF3750 domain-containing protein, with translation MPSRRALTMLLVFAIFLVPLIARAALYVAGDGARSWREADWSSTGTLPPARQFQPARLVVFSGTTGAWKGIFSVHSWIVFKRAGETRWTRYDVVGWGTPVRMNGWPADGRWYGNAPVAIVDVGGAEAERLIPKVEAAVRDYAYAQAGDYRIWPGPNSNSFTAAVLRAVPELKATLPANAVGRDFRDGFYAGRTDSGTGVELSAYGLAGLKVGWIEGFEVNLLGLVAGFDVRYPALKLPGFGRIGVSPPTQIGLAG, from the coding sequence ATGCCCAGCCGCCGCGCCCTCACCATGCTCCTTGTCTTCGCAATCTTCCTGGTGCCGCTGATTGCGCGCGCCGCCCTTTACGTCGCCGGCGACGGCGCCCGCTCCTGGCGCGAGGCCGACTGGTCCTCGACCGGCACCTTGCCGCCGGCCCGCCAGTTCCAGCCGGCGCGGCTGGTCGTGTTCTCCGGCACCACCGGCGCCTGGAAGGGCATTTTCTCGGTCCATAGCTGGATCGTGTTCAAGCGCGCCGGCGAGACGCGCTGGACGCGCTACGACGTGGTCGGCTGGGGCACGCCGGTGCGCATGAATGGCTGGCCGGCGGACGGCCGCTGGTACGGCAACGCGCCGGTCGCCATTGTCGACGTCGGCGGCGCTGAGGCGGAACGCCTGATCCCGAAGGTCGAGGCCGCGGTGCGCGATTATGCCTATGCACAGGCCGGCGACTACCGCATCTGGCCGGGCCCGAACTCCAACAGCTTCACCGCCGCGGTGCTGCGCGCCGTGCCGGAACTGAAGGCCACCTTGCCCGCCAATGCCGTCGGCCGTGACTTCCGCGACGGCTTCTATGCCGGCCGCACCGACTCCGGCACCGGTGTCGAGCTGTCCGCCTACGGGCTGGCCGGCCTCAAGGTCGGCTGGATCGAGGGCTTCGAGGTCAATCTGCTCGGCCTCGTCGCCGGCTTCGATGTGCGCTATCCGGCGCTCAAGCTGCCGGGCTTCGGCCGCATCGGCGTTTCCCCGCCAACACAGATCGGGCTGGCGGGGTAA
- a CDS encoding TIGR03808 family TAT-translocated repetitive protein yields the protein MPFTRRDLIAGSVASVLAAPVAARAQEPKGLDAARFGVRANADSDQTRALQKAIDEATRAQQPLWLAPGRYRSGPLRLGSGARIVGARGATHLQLVQGPALFLAQDARAVTLEALSLDGGNIKLGDSALISFIAIPDLRLTDCTIVNAGGNAVALTRCTGAIEGNSITNSADNALFSLDGRLMIRGNAIAKSGNGGIRVWQSAKRHDGSVIENNTIEDTQARGGGDGQNGNAINVYRAEGVIVRGNTIRRAAFTAVRGNAASHIVIRNNQCFALGEVAIYSEFDFVDATIVDNTIDTAAVGIAVTNMDQGGHLAVVRGNVVRNLINKRPQGGPDSAGVGIGVEADTTVSGNVIENAPTMGIEVGSGKYLRDCKVTANTVRDAGIGVGVSVVEGAGRAEITANVFSGIKRGAVVGMAWDKAATGDLTRGGAEKFPQLTIADNKVT from the coding sequence ATGCCGTTCACCCGCCGCGACCTGATCGCCGGTTCTGTCGCCTCGGTGCTTGCCGCGCCCGTTGCTGCGCGCGCGCAAGAGCCCAAAGGCCTCGACGCCGCGCGCTTCGGCGTGCGCGCCAATGCCGACAGCGACCAGACGCGCGCGCTGCAGAAAGCCATCGACGAGGCCACGCGCGCGCAGCAGCCTTTGTGGCTGGCACCCGGCCGTTATCGCAGCGGGCCGCTGCGGCTCGGCTCCGGCGCCCGCATCGTCGGCGCGCGCGGCGCCACTCACCTTCAGCTTGTGCAAGGTCCGGCGTTGTTCCTGGCGCAGGATGCCCGCGCCGTGACGCTCGAGGCGCTGAGCCTCGACGGCGGCAACATCAAGCTCGGCGACAGCGCGCTCATCAGCTTCATCGCGATCCCGGATCTGCGCCTCACCGATTGCACTATCGTCAATGCCGGCGGCAATGCCGTGGCACTGACGCGATGCACCGGCGCCATCGAAGGCAACAGCATCACCAACAGCGCCGACAACGCCCTGTTCAGTCTCGACGGCCGCCTCATGATCCGCGGCAACGCGATTGCAAAGTCCGGCAATGGCGGCATCCGCGTCTGGCAGAGCGCCAAGCGCCATGACGGCAGCGTCATCGAGAACAACACCATCGAGGACACGCAGGCGCGCGGCGGCGGCGACGGCCAGAACGGCAACGCCATCAACGTCTATCGCGCCGAGGGCGTCATCGTGCGCGGCAACACCATCCGCCGCGCCGCCTTCACCGCGGTGCGCGGCAACGCCGCCTCGCACATCGTCATTCGCAACAATCAGTGTTTCGCCTTGGGCGAGGTCGCGATCTATTCCGAGTTCGATTTCGTCGATGCCACCATCGTCGACAACACCATCGACACCGCCGCGGTCGGCATTGCCGTCACCAACATGGACCAGGGCGGTCATCTCGCCGTGGTGCGCGGCAATGTCGTGCGCAATCTGATCAACAAGCGGCCGCAGGGCGGGCCGGATTCGGCCGGCGTCGGCATCGGCGTCGAGGCCGACACCACCGTGTCCGGCAATGTCATCGAGAACGCGCCGACGATGGGCATCGAGGTCGGATCGGGCAAATATCTGCGCGACTGCAAGGTCACCGCAAACACGGTGCGCGACGCCGGGATCGGCGTCGGCGTCTCGGTGGTCGAGGGCGCCGGCCGCGCCGAGATCACGGCCAATGTGTTTTCCGGCATCAAACGCGGCGCCGTGGTCGGCATGGCCTGGGACAAGGCGGCGACCGGCGATCTCACCCGTGGCGGCGCGGAGAAGTTCCCGCAGCTGACGATCGCTGACAACAAAGTGACCTGA
- a CDS encoding branched-chain amino acid ABC transporter permease, whose product MFTIFGIPSAALFGQLLIGLINGSFYALLSLGLAVIFGMLNIINFAHGAQYMLGAVAAFLMLNFLGINYWAALILAPVIVGAIGIVIERTFLQWLYKLDHLYGLLLTFGLALIIEGVSRNYLGSAGLPYALPDSLRGGQNLGFMFLPNYRAWVIAVSLVICFGTWYAIERTRLGAYLRAATENPTLVRAFGINVPVMITLTYGFGVALAAFAGVMAAPIYNVSPQMGAELIIVVFAVVVIGGMGSILGAILTGFGLGVVEGLTKVFFPEASNTVIFVIMAIVLLVRPAGLFGRGT is encoded by the coding sequence ATGTTCACGATCTTCGGAATTCCATCGGCGGCCTTGTTCGGACAGTTGTTGATCGGCCTGATCAATGGCTCGTTCTATGCGTTGCTGAGCCTTGGGCTTGCCGTCATCTTCGGCATGCTCAACATCATCAATTTCGCGCACGGCGCTCAGTACATGCTCGGCGCGGTCGCCGCGTTCCTGATGCTGAACTTTCTCGGCATCAACTACTGGGCAGCGCTGATCCTGGCGCCGGTGATCGTCGGTGCCATCGGCATCGTCATCGAGCGCACCTTCCTGCAGTGGTTGTACAAGCTCGATCATCTCTATGGCCTGCTGCTGACCTTCGGTCTGGCGCTGATCATCGAGGGTGTCTCCCGCAACTATCTCGGCTCGGCGGGCCTGCCTTACGCGCTGCCGGACTCGCTGCGCGGCGGCCAGAATCTCGGTTTCATGTTCCTGCCGAATTACCGCGCCTGGGTGATCGCGGTGTCGCTCGTTATCTGCTTCGGCACCTGGTACGCGATCGAGCGTACGCGGCTGGGCGCCTATCTGCGCGCCGCGACGGAGAACCCGACGCTCGTGCGCGCCTTCGGCATCAACGTGCCGGTGATGATCACGCTGACCTATGGTTTCGGCGTGGCGCTTGCGGCCTTCGCCGGCGTCATGGCGGCGCCGATCTATAACGTGTCGCCGCAAATGGGCGCCGAACTGATCATCGTCGTCTTCGCCGTGGTGGTGATCGGCGGCATGGGTTCGATCCTCGGCGCCATTCTCACCGGCTTCGGCCTCGGTGTCGTCGAAGGCCTGACCAAGGTGTTCTTCCCCGAAGCCTCCAACACGGTGATCTTCGTGATCATGGCTATCGTCCTGCTGGTGCGTCCGGCCGGTCTGTTCGGAAGGGGCACCTGA
- a CDS encoding branched-chain amino acid ABC transporter permease, which translates to MQASSSSTAGVVVAREPSFLQRQGEVIGFVIMVVALIVAPFFTYPLFLMQAMCFALFACAFNLLIGYVGLLSFGHALYFGWASYLAAHAAKVWGFNPEFAILTGTLTAAVCGFLAGSLAIRRQGIYFAMITLALAQMMYFVALRMKFTGGEDGIQAVPRGKLFGFIDLSNDTTMYIFVMVVFLAGFLLIYRIIHSPFGEVLKAIRENEPRAISLGYKTDRYKLIAFVLSATLAGVAGSTKAITLQIASLTDVNWPMSGEVVLMTLVGGLGTIFGPVVGAFVILAMQFKLSSVGEWVLVIQGVIFVSCVLLFRRGIVGEIAALFKR; encoded by the coding sequence ATGCAGGCATCATCGTCATCCACGGCCGGCGTGGTTGTCGCGCGCGAGCCGTCATTTCTGCAGCGCCAGGGCGAGGTCATTGGTTTCGTCATTATGGTGGTGGCGCTCATCGTTGCGCCGTTTTTCACCTATCCGCTGTTCCTGATGCAGGCGATGTGCTTTGCGCTCTTCGCCTGCGCCTTCAACCTGCTGATCGGCTATGTCGGGCTGCTGAGCTTCGGCCACGCGCTGTATTTCGGCTGGGCGAGCTATCTGGCTGCGCATGCCGCCAAGGTCTGGGGCTTCAATCCCGAATTCGCGATTCTGACGGGCACGCTGACCGCGGCGGTCTGCGGCTTTCTTGCCGGCTCGCTGGCGATCCGCCGCCAAGGCATCTACTTCGCCATGATCACGCTGGCGCTGGCGCAGATGATGTATTTTGTGGCGCTGCGCATGAAGTTCACCGGCGGTGAGGACGGCATTCAGGCGGTGCCGCGCGGCAAGCTGTTCGGCTTCATCGACCTGTCCAATGACACCACCATGTACATCTTCGTCATGGTGGTTTTCCTGGCCGGCTTCCTGCTGATCTACCGCATCATCCATTCGCCATTCGGCGAGGTGCTGAAGGCGATCCGCGAGAACGAGCCGCGCGCCATCTCGCTCGGCTACAAGACCGACCGCTACAAACTGATCGCCTTCGTCCTGTCGGCGACGCTGGCCGGCGTTGCCGGGTCGACCAAGGCCATCACCCTGCAGATCGCCTCGCTGACCGACGTCAATTGGCCGATGTCGGGTGAGGTAGTGCTGATGACCCTGGTGGGCGGTCTCGGCACGATTTTCGGGCCGGTGGTCGGCGCCTTTGTCATCCTGGCGATGCAGTTCAAGCTATCGTCGGTCGGCGAATGGGTGCTGGTGATCCAGGGCGTGATCTTCGTATCCTGCGTGCTGCTGTTCCGGCGCGGCATCGTGGGCGAGATCGCGGCGCTGTTTAAGCGATAA
- a CDS encoding pyroglutamyl-peptidase I — protein sequence MPTLLITGFGPFPGAPYNPTVKLVRALARLRRPALAGTTIVTHIFTTSYAAVDRDLPALIAEYKPDALLMFGLHGRARAIRIETRARNALALLPDASGKVLGRGVIAPEAPSARRMPMPAQRLLAAARETRLPAVLSRDAGRYLCNYLCWRAVDSGVRLAAFVHVPKVARFARPSRAGSNRPFTATDLARVGETMLVALHAAVNRT from the coding sequence ATGCCCACCCTCCTCATCACCGGCTTCGGCCCCTTTCCCGGCGCGCCATATAATCCGACGGTGAAGCTGGTGCGCGCGCTGGCCCGCCTGAGGCGACCGGCGCTGGCGGGCACGACCATCGTCACGCACATTTTCACGACCAGCTATGCCGCCGTCGATCGCGACCTGCCGGCGCTGATCGCAGAGTACAAGCCCGATGCGTTGCTGATGTTCGGGCTGCATGGCCGGGCCCGAGCCATCCGCATCGAGACGCGGGCGCGCAACGCGCTCGCCTTGCTGCCGGACGCCTCCGGCAAGGTACTAGGGCGGGGCGTCATCGCACCGGAAGCTCCGTCCGCACGCAGGATGCCTATGCCGGCGCAACGCCTGCTTGCCGCGGCGCGCGAGACGCGCTTGCCTGCTGTCCTGTCGCGTGATGCCGGGCGCTATCTGTGCAACTATCTGTGCTGGCGTGCGGTGGACAGCGGCGTGCGGCTCGCCGCCTTCGTCCACGTACCGAAGGTGGCGCGCTTTGCGCGGCCATCCAGGGCGGGCTCGAACAGGCCCTTCACTGCGACCGATCTCGCCCGTGTTGGCGAGACAATGCTGGTGGCTTTACACGCCGCCGTTAACCGGACCTAA
- a CDS encoding NADH:flavin oxidoreductase/NADH oxidase → MSSALFSSLPVAGVTLANRLVVAPMCQYSANDGSASDWHMMHLGMLANSGAGLVIVEATHVERHGRITHGCVGLYSDANELALGHVIAAAKTYGKAKFGVQLAHAGRKASSQRPWEGGTFLRPNEDAWATIAPSALPFGDGWHTPREMTEADMDRVRDAFVNSARRALRAGFDEIELHMAHGYLMHTFLSPISNKRTDQYGGSLENRMRFPLSVAQAVRAVVPQDVPLGARITGSDWQEGGITPDEAVALAKALKTAGVDFVCVSSGGVAGGIHNPTGLGYNVPLAEAVKKGAGIKVRAVGLITTAEQAEDIVASGKADLVAAARAFLDDPHFGWHAARTLNADVAIPNQYLRVGPKFWSPTPKA, encoded by the coding sequence ATGAGCAGCGCGCTTTTCTCGTCCCTCCCGGTTGCCGGCGTTACGCTGGCCAACCGTCTCGTGGTTGCGCCGATGTGCCAGTATTCGGCCAATGACGGCTCGGCCTCCGACTGGCACATGATGCATCTCGGCATGCTGGCCAATTCCGGCGCCGGCCTGGTGATCGTCGAGGCGACCCATGTCGAGCGCCACGGCCGCATTACCCATGGCTGCGTCGGGCTCTATTCGGACGCCAACGAACTGGCGCTCGGCCACGTCATCGCCGCGGCGAAGACCTACGGCAAGGCCAAGTTCGGCGTGCAGCTGGCCCATGCCGGCCGCAAGGCGTCGTCGCAGCGGCCCTGGGAGGGCGGCACTTTCCTGCGCCCCAATGAGGATGCATGGGCGACCATCGCGCCGTCAGCTCTTCCTTTCGGCGACGGCTGGCACACGCCGCGCGAAATGACCGAGGCCGACATGGATCGCGTGCGCGACGCCTTCGTCAATTCGGCCAGGCGCGCGCTGCGCGCCGGCTTCGACGAAATCGAACTGCACATGGCGCATGGCTACCTGATGCACACCTTCCTGTCGCCGATCTCCAACAAGCGCACGGACCAGTATGGCGGCTCCCTCGAGAACCGCATGCGCTTCCCGCTATCGGTCGCCCAGGCCGTGCGCGCGGTGGTGCCGCAGGACGTGCCGCTCGGCGCCCGGATCACCGGCTCTGACTGGCAAGAGGGCGGTATCACACCGGATGAAGCCGTCGCCCTTGCCAAGGCGCTGAAGACGGCCGGCGTCGACTTCGTCTGTGTGTCGTCCGGCGGCGTTGCGGGCGGCATTCATAACCCGACGGGGCTCGGTTACAATGTGCCGCTCGCCGAGGCGGTCAAGAAGGGCGCCGGGATCAAGGTGCGCGCCGTCGGCCTCATCACCACGGCGGAGCAGGCCGAAGACATTGTCGCCTCCGGCAAGGCCGATCTTGTCGCCGCGGCGCGGGCCTTCCTCGACGATCCGCATTTCGGCTGGCACGCCGCCCGGACGCTCAATGCCGACGTGGCGATCCCGAACCAGTACCTGCGGGTCGGCCCGAAATTCTGGTCGCCGACGCCGAAGGCGTAA